AGTGGGTGTTTACGCGACGATGGGCGGGGCGCGGGTGCGGGCACCGGGGAAGAAGGTTTGCCGGGCGTGGCCCAGGCGGGTGGCGGGAGTGCTGAAAGTGGTTGTCGGTGGGCTGTCGAAGGCGACGAAGGACAGACCGCCAGTGAGCGCCGGGCAATTGAACAGCAGGCTGCAATAGCTGCATTTTTCCCAGAGTGCGTGATGGTCGGCTTTGGGCGGGCAGTGCTCGGCGGCGGGTTGCGCGCCGTGGTCGGCGTGCCCCATCGTCGACATGTCCGTGCCCATGTCCATCAACATGCTCGCAGACATAGCCGCGCGCGAATCCATCGGCATCGACTGAGAAATCAGCGGACCGATAAAAATCATCAGCATGGCGAACAGGCTGATCCAGCTGCCGCGCGTCAGGCTCAATGACTGACGGCGGGACACGGACGGCCTACGCATGGGCGTTTTCAACGTGGGCGATTAATGGGCGTGCATGTGCTCTTGCATGCCGTCCGGCGCCTTTTTCTGCACCGCGACGTCGACCGTCACATCGCCGGCCTTCTCGAAATGCATTGTCAGCGGGAAGCGCTTGCCGTCACTCAACAGGCTGCGGTCTTTGAGCTCCAGCAGCATCACGTGATACGCCATCGGTGCAAACGTGGCTTCGCCGCCCGCCGGAATCTCGACGCTGGGCACTTGCTGCATTTTCATCAAATCGTTTTGCTTCACGTGCTCGTGCAACTCGGCCTTTCCTGAAATTGGCGAGTCGACGCTCAGCAGTCGGTCGGCGGTTTTGCCGCTGTTGTGAATCACGAAATACGCCGCGACGGTCGGCGCGTTAGGCGGCAACTCTTGCGACCACGGATGGGCGATCTCAAGCTCGCCAGCCTTGTATTCGTGAGCATTGGCAAAACAGGCAGGCAGCAGCAACACAGCCAGAACGATGAGTTTGTTCAACATGGCAGTTCTCCAGAACGATTCAAAACGCAGGTCAATTGCGAGAAGGAATCACACCAGAGGGGATGCGCGGGGGTTGAGACTCGGCCATTGCTGGCGCGGTGTTGGTGTGTCGAGCGTGGCAGGCGGCAGGCTTCGATTGGCCTCAAAACGCGCGAAATACAACTGCTGCGCATGCCCCGGCAACGCCACCAATGGCGCGGAACCCGAGCAGCACCAGCAATGCTGCATGTTGGAATGATCGTCGCTCTGCGGAGCTTTCTGCTCGATGTCGCCCAGGGAAATCGCCACCAGCTTGGTGCCGTTGGAAGAGCAGAAACTGCCCCACAACAATTGCTCTGCAGGCGATTTCGCCGTCTGCGCCATCGCTCCGGACATCGGCATGGCGAGCATGTTGAACAGCACTGCAAAGCAGGCGATCCAGGCAAATGCGAGCCGTTGTCGGGACATGAGGGTAGATCCGGTTGAGTGAGCAATCAGGCGCGGCTATTTAGCCTGATCAGGGGCGATAAGTAAAAAGGCCGCGTGCGGTGTGGTGTCGCAGTGCGTCAGTCAGCATGTCGAGCAGCCGACGTGCGAGCTCAGCCTCGCCGTTTTGAAAGAGTGTAGCGACTTCGATTCTTAATGCCTGAGCGAATTGAGGATCGATTTGGATTTTTGCCCGGATTGTGTGTTTGACATCTCTGAGCGCCACACGATTGAAACTCCCATCGCCCGGGTCTTCCTCTTCGCAGGCCTTGATGAAGTTCCACATGTCGGCAGGTGCCAGGAGAAACTCAGTGATATCGAAGCGTGTAAATTTTTCAGTCATTCGGCACTCCTCGCTACATTCGTGGAGTTCCGAAATATAGGGATGGGGTTATGAGCCCACAAGTCAGCCGATTTGGATAATGTTGTGCGTGAGGTCCGACGGATATGTAGGGCGTTGCATATTCTCTGTAGCAGCTGCCGAACGCAGGCTTCGCTGCTGCTACGGGTTTTGCGTAAGGGCCGCTATAACCTCAGTCACCGCCCCAAACTCCCGCTCAACCCCCGGCAACACCGGCCGCTTCAACACCAGCACCGGCACTCCACGCTCCCGTGCCACTTCAAGTTTCGGCTCGGTGGCAGTGCTGCCGCTGTTTTTGCTGATCAGCACGTCGATCTGCCGTCGCTCGAACAGCTCGCGTTCATCCTCGATCAGAAACGGCCCACGCGCGCCGATCACTTCGCAGCGCTCATTCCCGGGATAAACATCCAGCGCACGCAATGTCCAGAATTGCTCCGGCGGTATTTCGTGCAAGTGCTGCAGCGGTTCGCGTCCGAGGGTGAACAGCGGTCGGCGGAAGGGTTTCAGTGCTTCGATCAGTTCGTCCCAGTCGCTGACTTCACGCCAGTCATCCCCAGCTTGTGGTTGCCAGGCCGGACGCCGCAGGGCCCAGCACGCAATGCTGCTCAACTTCGCGGCGGTGGCGGCGTTCTGGCTGATTTGGGCCGCGTAGGGATGGGTCGCATCCAGCAGTAGATCAATGCCTTCATCCCGAATGAATTGCGCCAGACCTTCAGCGCCGCCATAGCCGCCAACCCGAACCTGGCAGTTCAGATCCGTCGGCACACGACCGACACCGGCCAGGCTATAGATGTGTTCCGGCCCCAGGGTTCGGGCGATGGCCAATGCTTCTGTGACGCCACCGAGCAACAACACGCGCTTCATTGAAAAACTCCTGCATGGCCGACAATCCCGCCCTGGCGATCGATGGCGAATACTTCGACCTGAACCTGCGCCGGCACCACGTTGCGGGCAAAGTCCAGAGCGTGCTGACACACCGCGTCGCCGAGCGCGATCCCGGCAGCGCTGGCCATGGCCAACGCCTGCTGACTGGTATTGGCTTCGCGGATCGCCTGTTGCAGCGCCGCATCGGCACCGACCGCCGCGGCCCATTCGGCCAGTTGCGGCAGGTCGATGCTTGAATGCCGACTGTGCAAATCCATGTGCCCGGCCGCCAGTTTGCTGATCTTGCCGAAGCCGCCGCACAGGCTGAGTTTATCCACAGGCACTTTGCGCAAATGTTTGAGCACCGCGCCGACGAAGTCGCCCATTTCGATCAGGGCGATTTCCGGCAAGTCATAGACTCGGCGCATGGTGTCTTCGCTGGCGTTGCCAGTGCAGGCGGCGATGTGCAGGTATCCGTTGGTTTTGGCGACGTCGATGCCTTGATGGATCGAGGCGATGTAGGCCGCGCAGGAGAATGGCCGGACGATGCCGCTGGTGCCAAGGATCGACAAGCCGCCGAGAATCCCCAGTCGCGGGTTCATGGTTTTCAGCGCCAGGGCTTCGCCGTCCTCGACGTTTACCGTGACTTCGAAGCCGCCCGGGTAATCCAGCTCCTCGGCCAGCAGCGTCAGGTGCTCGCTGATCATTTTGCGCGGCACCGGGTTGATTGCCGGTTCGCCGACGTTCAGTACCAGCCCGGGGCGAGTGACGGTGC
The window above is part of the Pseudomonas sp. B21-048 genome. Proteins encoded here:
- a CDS encoding DUF2946 domain-containing protein, which encodes MSRQRLAFAWIACFAVLFNMLAMPMSGAMAQTAKSPAEQLLWGSFCSSNGTKLVAISLGDIEQKAPQSDDHSNMQHCWCCSGSAPLVALPGHAQQLYFARFEANRSLPPATLDTPTPRQQWPSLNPRASPLV
- a CDS encoding cobalt-precorrin-5B (C(1))-methyltransferase — translated: MRDETAEQPAPLRSGLTTGSCATATSLAAARLLLSGVEADAVEIILPKGKRVQMRLEFCRLMNDGAEAGTIKDAGDDPDVTHGALLFSQVRLHSEPGIRFSAGRGVGTVTRPGLVLNVGEPAINPVPRKMISEHLTLLAEELDYPGGFEVTVNVEDGEALALKTMNPRLGILGGLSILGTSGIVRPFSCAAYIASIHQGIDVAKTNGYLHIAACTGNASEDTMRRVYDLPEIALIEMGDFVGAVLKHLRKVPVDKLSLCGGFGKISKLAAGHMDLHSRHSSIDLPQLAEWAAAVGADAALQQAIREANTSQQALAMASAAGIALGDAVCQHALDFARNVVPAQVQVEVFAIDRQGGIVGHAGVFQ
- a CDS encoding DUF2946 domain-containing protein encodes the protein MRRPSVSRRQSLSLTRGSWISLFAMLMIFIGPLISQSMPMDSRAAMSASMLMDMGTDMSTMGHADHGAQPAAEHCPPKADHHALWEKCSYCSLLFNCPALTGGLSFVAFDSPPTTTFSTPATRLGHARQTFFPGARTRAPPIVA
- a CDS encoding cobalt-precorrin-6A reductase, with protein sequence MKRVLLLGGVTEALAIARTLGPEHIYSLAGVGRVPTDLNCQVRVGGYGGAEGLAQFIRDEGIDLLLDATHPYAAQISQNAATAAKLSSIACWALRRPAWQPQAGDDWREVSDWDELIEALKPFRRPLFTLGREPLQHLHEIPPEQFWTLRALDVYPGNERCEVIGARGPFLIEDERELFERRQIDVLISKNSGSTATEPKLEVARERGVPVLVLKRPVLPGVEREFGAVTEVIAALTQNP
- a CDS encoding copper chaperone PCu(A)C, producing the protein MLNKLIVLAVLLLPACFANAHEYKAGELEIAHPWSQELPPNAPTVAAYFVIHNSGKTADRLLSVDSPISGKAELHEHVKQNDLMKMQQVPSVEIPAGGEATFAPMAYHVMLLELKDRSLLSDGKRFPLTMHFEKAGDVTVDVAVQKKAPDGMQEHMHAH